In Accipiter gentilis unplaced genomic scaffold, bAccGen1.1, whole genome shotgun sequence, the genomic stretch acctcctctaagctcgtcctgtgcttacagggttctcgagcttctcgggcatctcccagactggccggttactgccagctccctcgttcctacgttcccctccctgcctgcctgccccactttggcccctgcagcagcactcagctgagcaccctccgttgctcctggggaaagagcgtcctccttgctctccgtggcgttcccccagcacatggtgctgtagcaaggacaaggcagtcagatacagacacagcctgttgaacagagcgtcctgcacgcagtgcttccgatagagcagctcaggagcaaggaggtgagctgggtgtgctgcctctcacaaagagcattctacatcggcgaccttccccgttggaccctctgcagcctctctttttcccggtgttgtaggtgttaggttgtgtggttaaaggttcatctccacaaacgcagaggaggacaaaggagcaatggcaggcaggggaagcccagtgacctaggcagaggcaagggagcaccctgctgtggcttttgccagggctgtcacaggagagggctcgaccacattgcctgggtatgaggctcaccagacaagtattgactctcccttgctcacttcacagactgacggggggaatgcgcttctgtggccatgccctgcctctgaagcccggccgtagacaaaaaaccggctcaaactgtgaaggttaccaggcaacacgtgactgggtgcacgtgtgcggcaaggtctgtgcgtgtgaatgtctgaaactgagttctgagctgtcaagcagaagcctgcttcttgctacacgcagccagcgtgggctggttgtaaatttgggtaacacctggaataatcaaaagtggcgtgtcccgaatcctacagttagtaaagagctaggagagagaagccttaatttggaggctgatcaggcattgtactgctcacatagacagattaggaaaactgggggcgtggggttccagaaagaagaggtggtgtcaaaaagaagggttcccagaaagaagaagggatcttgaagagaagcaagggacccaggaaggaaaaggtgaagatcctggctggaggaaatatcctggaagtggcagaagatcttggagaccagagagccgcgtggagacaagtgccaggggatgcccagggaccttgaccagcaccctgcgaaactggtaagggcaagcagctgcacagcaggaaccaaggtgacgttctgcctgaccttcccggacctgcagtagctgggataggggagttggatcaagcaactgcaggattcagtaggaatgcatttcacgaaggtaaagaggacacagcagtggcttggaaatgctggttggtttaatggtaaaactggaattattctgtgaactgtgcattccttttaatatggacttaatttaaaatagctgctttgaagttgttctgacttcaccttaatcgacacctgcaatcttcatcattttatctcctccaacagccaaaccataccctgcccctccccaccccctgcaaaaaaaaccccaaaaccaacccaggaaaagaaagacttcaagggcaagctaggcagcaaagttgtgcgagattggtcaaactgctcaaagtttgccgagagattggagcttgcaattcagatgtacgtcgctcagcgtggggagggtagtacgcacctttcactggagtcagagggaaaaacggggagaagggagctgcagcgtaaagagtaaaggacctgacattcttaggaaaactctcctttttctttccttttccttgctccttcgcttccagatctccgtggtcgcagtttgtgctgcctcacctccagcacagcgtgcagaatgaaacgacggtcacagaattcgtcctcctggggttctgcagcaccccagccctgcagcgctgcctctttggccttttctctgccctctgctctgccactctgatgggaaacgcacttgtctttctgcttgtctgcccggactactgcctccacagccccatgtacttcttcctctgccacctctccatcgcggacatctgctacgcctccagcaatgtcccccatatgctaaggagcctccttggacaaggcagaaccccctcctttgctgggtgtggggcacagagccatctttatttaatctttgcacttacagcgtgcgtgctgctggccgtcatgtctcatgttcgctacgtggcaatctgccgtcccccgcgctatgccctcatcgtgatctggaggctgcgcctcacccttgccacatttctgtgggctttggcgttcgtatttggtacactgcaagcctctctggctttacacctgcctttctgtggcccctgcgaggttgtccacttctcctgtgaaattcttgctgtctcaaagctggcctgccctgccgctcctgccaataaagtcctgatctttgctgtttgtgtgtgcttcttcctcttccctttagccttaatcctgatttgctccctggacagcctggccaccgatctgcgcatccgctctgtgccaggatggcacgaaaccacctccacgtgtggctcccacccgaccgtggtgggtgtcttttatggaaacgccatcttcgtgtacgcggggcccgggagcggtaactcctctgggagggagaaagttctttcccttttctacagtctcgtcagccccagtttgaaccccgtcattgacagtcggaggaacaagcaggtgaaggaagccttgctgaagcttcagagaaggaagagggtctttcattccgtctagctggcgctctaggctttcacctgtctcctgtctttctgctctgtcttcttgagctcttggggaatgttaagtggttaaaacgtaacacaacacatgggtattcaaatgcatttgtctcttgtttctctgtgcagtctgatgaatatcatgacacaaaatgactcattccttgtattgcaaataactaattcttgttcctcagatgcagccgtcctagacaggtagtatgtttcaccggaactgttgacccaagtggaaaaaacagtcttctcggttctagctagcagtcaggataaactactgtgtagcagggtttttttctgaatctacccattgatccaataagatattctttttccttaccgtatttgtacctcttgttatcctcaggatgctagagcttcagctctactgttagaaagaaaaagagagaaaacatgatgctgctaatgggttttgcctctcaggagggtgaacgagcctgtgaagggttttctttctgcacacttttgagcctgacacctctcatgcaggaatgttctctattctggagagtttttgctcaaagcagagctggcttctgcccaggcactaagttttccaagcgggaagggtctaggggtgcgtggctttaaatagctgcctggatccgcatcatagcttgtgatttcataatggtccctattgtgtctctggagttggtgcacactgggtgccacttagctcctcccgtgagggctactccatcagtccctggggaatcgggcccctgactgacctggaggttcagttgtccccaaaacccagtgactgacgtgaggatgaacccaaacgggcgttacaaaatgacacttctggaagagttacaggtagcgcggccggggctcaaaagtgcagttttgtgggttgggttttttttttccattttggaaatcacttttttagacaggaacctcaagaacaaagcgggaggtggggtttttttttgtctgaaacactcatccctctcctgctgtattaaatacgtccagactctcgtgttatacagtacaggtgatgttatgggctgttttatttgcgtatgggaagaaaaacctcctacaagtccgtggttttagggctgtgcctgaaggaggaggaggcacgcagaggcgtgatggctcgtggactcgcgtggatgcaggggtgggtgatgtctgggaggacgtaagggagctctccacccccagccccaacttttcccttcttgtcattgctaaacagagacatgacgaggaggcagtgattgaccggggaagaaggagcaacgctgtcagtatttgctatgagaaggaggagttggaaggtgagtctctgctgagatcctggtggaggagccactagcccagcgcgttttcccattgcacaaagtctctccagtgtgccttgttgggtgtcaaatcatgtgcagcaaaacgtgccgcgcttctcaataaagcaacacagttattgtcacattttttactattatggctttttaaacggagggaaaaagcctcccgggaggccacggtgtgagttgtagccacggggcttgataattcatggctttttttctcgcagaggttgctcctggcttggagaggtcaggagaatcatttcagggctgcagacacggggctgtgattttctttttttgttctggagttcattgcaatgggactgatttgatcgtctcttgtcgcctcgtgccatacagagcttttgaaaataattagctcgtgttgctgcttaatgagcaagtctgagtgttgtccagccgaagctggaatttgagaagaggtccgatactttcagggcacttttagatgacccggagccaacacttgttgttgctgtgttgttgcaaagctcgagtaaaataggcttggaaaaaaggacgtccagtgaaaataacattaagggaagctggcgttgctcctgggattgaaccgtggcttagcaaggcaccggccacctcaactattgccgcaatgccgagagcgctgcaaaaaacgctgctttttcgcaggccaccggaccctgtacgtgggcgcgcagatgccactggttaggcagagccaccggcatcaccgacgccacagccagaagcatcgggaaggggaacgggagaaggagtctgccccgacagagcagggctaccactgtaagtcccaccgcggcattcgctaaactgggggcaacgtgggcactggggccttctgcaagcacgtccccgtggctagtttgagtgagttgctgttcttccgagggaaagtggccttattgagcaacaccctctttttcccaagttttactttcttttttttttttttcttttttttttctttttttttgtttttttaagtgcagttaaatgcataatgggtttaggctcgtcttccttagagggatcctggctttaaaaatggcaatgtggggaaggaaagcagcccatccttatgcagaggtggaccagatgcttctccttcttcacggctctgtgcaagcccagagagacgcagaggagaggggccagcccagtgtttatggctgcactggtgctgatggccactttgcacgtgagggtgacaagctgtgttcaggcgcagtaacgggatgggtctttgccttctgcccccaggctccccgtcccagcgggtgcagttcattctcaggaccaaggaggacgagcagcacatccctcaccacttgttctccgagctggatgagatctgtgtaaaagagggccgagatgccgagtggaaggaaacggcaaggtaaatccctgctgctttggctgcggtgggagaggagtccccgcactggcagcgcccgtgggctctgctttctcctctccaggacgcgaagcttttgcagctgcaggtggcggcacgaggagccttctcctcttgccaccccgtggctctgtcaaaggggctgcagagctggggctgttttcgtgcaatggggctgatcgcacccgatgtccgcaggtggctgaagtttgaggaggacgtggaagacggcggcgagcgctggagcaagccctacgttggcacgctgtccttgcacagcctctccgagctgaggagctgcatcagcaatgggtcggtgctgctggacgtttgtgccaacagcatcgaagagattgcaggtaccgtgggcactgcatctctccgggaatggccgagctcagctcaccacggtgctcttcactcccaaatcaaaccctgccccaatggcacgtccttttccagaagtgccactgtgtttttctcatgagctgtttttggatgtagactgggcgtgcaacagtcgcactgtttttttattccaatatggggtccttttgaaagcagtttgtggagttggagaagccactagagaatattctgcagccaaaaaggagtgtgtgtcagggcttagcaggctgctcttagaaatacggagtctgcgtaagagctgaaccaccttaaaggaactatttcttacaagctgtttcctcgcattctttgttttacttttgccttaacatccagcatttaagagttttaaggcagagtttctctggcgatgaccaagcagtgtatttctgtggggaagatacttgaagttaattgcaaaagccactttggagaagttatctttgactggcagcaggtctccattcagccctttcaagggctggagaagtcggagccgttcttagcatgtttctccctgggctcagcaaattgcactcgatcagcacgggaaactgggaacgtctgtgctatagattgcttataatttgggtaaacgtgtagagtcagaaaggccaggtcgggcaagaaaattgcattatttagaatgggaaatatttatcttagcggaatgatgaataagcacttggatgatgtttcttagcaaaagaaaattctcgttttcactgcaaaggctgaacattattaaaaggccttgctatgcaaggctgagcgggcattagggtgcagcctgtgtggcacagccttccctgggggctttgggggtcgggacttgttggggtttctgctctgatggctttgtttccctttgccatcctcagatatgatcctggcccagcaagaacagtccatggagtttgacgagcacgtgcgggcgcaagttcgagaagtccttctgaggaagcaccaccatcagaacgagaagacaaccaaccttctccccgctgtctgctcgtttgctgatgtgagcaagaggcagtcggacctgcacctcctctacaagccaggtgagggtttctgcagggctgtggccccattagacttgcccaggcaaaggagaagcgtcccagttgctccttgtccatctttctgagtgtctttctttttcctaccagcccaaacaatcaccccttgtccttctcccaccgctgcggaagctaaagatggggtgacccgtgagagcagagctatggatttaagcaaggtgagacactcgtagctttcttaacgcctttagggccagatttgctcttgcagagtgtgctgcagagcgctgtgggctttgcttttggggtaattgcctgaaaatcgcttgtcgtgcccaggcggagctgcacttgatgaagaaaattcccaccggggctgaagcatccaacgtgctcgtaggagagctggatttccttcaccagcccatcgtggcatttgtccgcctgagcccggctgtcctcctctcaggcatgacggaagttcccatcccaacaaggtgcgaatgagaagcgcaaatttcttccgtaaaaaagacacccaaccaaacatcaagttgcaggcatcagtttggtgtcccaagggaacaaggctagtgggagggggagcaagcacgtttcccccacccacgtctcctcgccttcatttctccattccctgctgtagcttttaaacccatcggccaattgtaatgaaagttggcccccaaattacatttgccgtctgttttgaagaatttcaaattcatcgcggcatcgctgagcctacgtgtcccgtcttgagccacgctctgggctgggagctgccagggctttccttgggtgctcttggagcaaagacaccttcttctctctctcattttctttttcttgcccaggttcctgtttgttttgcttggaccagaaggaaaagcccatcagtaccatgagatcggcaggtccatggccactatcatgacggatgaggtgcgacaagatgagatagctccgggtcatttttgcctttcttcagctctccctgtctctgaagtagtgaggaagaggatttgctgtcccagctgcccgcagctctccaaatagcccagccctctttctcaccccaaagcaaacacgcagatttgcatcaccccacatcctggaggctgaaatcccgcccggggtgcatcctgcacctcatccttctcgccggggtccccagcacgctgtccccagtggtggcattgccagggccagtaaaacttctcttgctctttaagcagaagggtatggtgtgccatgggggacgggggcctcgtgggggagatgattacaagtgccgtgatgcgcagatttttccttttgggggaatatttcctgccctttccagcagggaattttggtgaaaaagccttgcgtttagccaagagcttattgcactggttaggacatccgagctgggttgtcctctcaccaggttgtcttctattggcaggttttccgtgacgttgcctataaagccaagaacggggctgacctcgtggctggcatcgacgagtttctggatcaggtcacggtcttgccgccaggagagtgggatccatcaatccgaatcgagcccccgaaaaacgtcccttcgcaggtgggtgccacatcggcgggaggcatgagggggatgggcaggatggctggggatgctgttcaggggcccaaattcacaaggtcccactctgacacagtcacagagccagaccagaagcaaaacaagccagtggttacaagtccatagctttatctcacttccattttaacaggaaaaaaggaagatgccaggagctcttgatgacagtgcttctcacagcacgctggagaaacacagtgggcctgaactgcagcggacgggaaggtgggagctgtaatagtttggggtttttttctgtttgcctctcaaatctgagcatgcaccttcccttctagcaggtctttggggttagctggttcagtgaaggggctccacattgccagcttggtcccctgggctgggcaggggggagatctgggcagctgggctcagccccaaccatcaccgttgcacgcaggttttcttgatttgggctgaaggagagtgcttctttttagccacgaaagttactctatgcttgtgattgcccttctgcagcaaagcaaagtcgacgtgttcctccaagagaacagactctcttctttttccttcctgcaggctctttggaggtttgaccctggacgtgaagcggaaagccccgtggttctggagcgacttccgggatggtctgagcctgcagtgcctggcgtccttcctcttcctctactgtgcctgcatgtcccctgtcatcacctttgggggactgctgggggaggcgaccaatggccacatagtgagcacctctctctgttgggggggatgggggagggtaaaactcaggccaaagtccctgctgcagtgaaccggctttggtttttgtttctccctaacgatttatttactcacggccgcctctcttccccggacagagtgccatggagtcgctgctgggcgcgtccatggccggcgtggtgtattgcctctttgccggccaacctctcaccatcctcggcagcaccggacccgtcctggtgtttgagaagatcctctacaaattctgcaagtaaggcaggctgccgcagctgggtgctgcgagagccttcagaagggggcagtgatggagaaaagatgcttttcttttctttttcttaggggtagttgctagattttagtgacagtccttttgttgcgatggctttgatgggagataaaccacccttattgccataaggtttattattaagccccagcttgctggcagcaggtgactgggtgcaaacccagctggtttcagtgttagggcgtcagggtgatgtgggagaacaccacctggcccaagagggacctgacctcaagcagcctccaaggtgttaacacgagatccgtgttaaacagtggtaactaaataattggcctctcctgctgtgggtctacaccctgcaccacagccccgaggctctctgtagtagtacatggaaactgcatttcccatccgcagccttgacacgctccaaaattgctccccgttttccccaaaggcaggcatggctcagggcctcttgctggcctttccagcctttgtttcattctgctttcccagggaatacacgctctcctatctgtctctgcgggcgtgcattgggctgtggaccgccttcttgtgcatagtgctggtggccaccgacgccagctgtttggtgtgctacgtcacccgcttcacggaagaagcctttgcctccctcatctgcatcatcttcatctacgaggctctggagaagctgagtcacctgcgagacacctaccctgtgcacatgcacagcaagctggacttcctcaccagctactagtgggtttttttccccctgagaaagctgctgccccttggcaggagctccgggctgcacctccatcacctttcccttacccctgtcttggcttctctcctcccagctgtaagtgtgaggcaccgacccatcccagcaacgaaacgctgcgtttctgggcgagcaacaagatcaacgtgtctggcatcgcctgggaaaacctcacggtgaccgtaagtgccccgagccactgcttcctcgtgccgcgtccatggggtccaggggcatttgcctggtgcaaaagtcagagcccttcagggaatgatgggcttcaaactgtgctagtgctgctcggaaaagtccttgcctaaatgtagcgtgtggttttaagccgcttggtcctggggaggagagtccaccttgtccagtctaccccaacgttgtgggtagcaagtgtccccgtcaagcctgttgcaggacagtatttctgactgggaggaaggttaagtagtgggtggtttgattattgtagaagttgtaggacttaagttcatgcttgaaaggtagtagctggcctccttaatgggttcctagtaactccaggccttgctttctcgttcagtgctgtctgtaggtacgtgcataaatttgcttgtctgagcagcctctcaggctgttgttgccggaagcagagcccgggcctagggcagcaggctcttatggtggccttcatcccctcttggccaggttctgcaagacctcccctggggagggacgatctgtctcttctcctcctttcctaccatggttgtctttagccctccttccctcttccctctctctctatccccaagagtttccagtgtttccttcccctctggtgtcttctttagccacgattgctcgaatggcaggcagaggatgtgccaagggtgcgtggtatggtgtcccctcacatctcatttctccgctgtgtagttcaatgtgtcacttgttcagctgctgctgctcattaaatataaatctctattggcaggagcagttacagggtcgtggatcttggaccaagatcctcaaaaccccctagctatgcgaggtttccctgccgcacgtgcactgcctttgtgtcctgacgctctgtttctccaggaatgtcggtatttgcgtggggagtttcaaggacctgcctgtggacgcaacggcccctacacccctgacgtgttcttctggtgctgcatcctcttcttcgccacctttgccctgtcaagcttcttgaagaagtttaaaaccagccgctactttccaaccagagtaagtagaagatggtggccagtatccatctccacactcatttcccaaaatggctttcctggagcactaagcagtatttgccctgccttggtcaagctgggaaacgttggccttgcaggccaagctctccaagagcttggatgtcccgcactcatttccatgagtgcaaaatcatcgtagcatttcccacatgcctcgtgacctgccccagattgaagattttggggggttgatttattttatttttatttttttttctcctcaggtagtaggaagtcaggtttcccaaagttttgggggttggggttgggggattttttccctaccttctgtgcattatgtgctcgagcggaaagtagattcgaatgaggagcttccttttgaggactaaaggatgcctcagtgccttgttgccattgtagctgtgagtgtagctgtagtgtcagacatgtgttttcttatttttaatattattattattatttttaggttttgacttaaaccaacccttgtccgcctaattaagctttttttattgtctgaccccagatctcacagggacaaacacagcagcagtatctaagcaagggatcaggctgcatgtgctcagaggggtggtgggatttggttaagcagccttaatgttgtggatgtctgcaactcttgcatctcgcgttacggccctgtttgccatgcccctctcacctctggtttctcgccccaggtacggtccacagtgagcgactttgctgttttcctcaccatcgtcatcatggtgctccttgactttgtggttgggatcccatcgccgaagctccaggtcccccatgcgttcaaggtaacgggatgttttggcacgtgggggtgccacaaggtgatgccggggcagggcagggctgagtctggaggagatgctggtggtgtgaccatctcctcttccacctccaagtgccttgcttcctcctggaaacgagaagatggccccaaaactagatacctacaggggaagtatctagaggtgcttgcaaagaggagactggcactgctgaagcccccgggagagggggacatgaagccagggctgggaggtgctctgacacagggagggaggggaaaatgaaagccagtggagtgcctgggctgggagacgatgctgatgcgtgggctttgttgcagcctaccagagacgaccgtgggtggttcatcaaccccataggacccaacccttggtggacggtgttggctgcgctcatcccagctctgct encodes the following:
- the LOC126036786 gene encoding electroneutral sodium bicarbonate exchanger 1-like, translated to MPLVRQSHRHHRRHSQKHREGEREKESAPTEQGYHCKSHRSPSQRVQFILRTKEDEQHIPHHLFSELDEICVKEGRDAEWKETARWLKFEEDVEDGGERWSKPYVGTLSLHSLSELRSCISNGSVLLDVCANSIEEIADMILAQQEQSMEFDEHVRAQVREVLLRKHHHQNEKTTNLLPAVCSFADVSKRQSDLHLLYKPAQTITPCPSPTAAEAKDGVTRESRAMDLSKAELHLMKKIPTGAEASNVLVGELDFLHQPIVAFVRLSPAVLLSGMTEVPIPTRFLFVLLGPEGKAHQYHEIGRSMATIMTDEVFRDVAYKAKNGADLVAGIDEFLDQVTVLPPGEWDPSIRIEPPKNVPSQEKRKMPGALDDSASHSTLEKHSGPELQRTGRLFGGLTLDVKRKAPWFWSDFRDGLSLQCLASFLFLYCACMSPVITFGGLLGEATNGHISAMESLLGASMAGVVYCLFAGQPLTILGSTGPVLVFEKILYKFCKEYTLSYLSLRACIGLWTAFLCIVLVATDASCLVCYVTRFTEEAFASLICIIFIYEALEKLSHLRDTYPVHMHSKLDFLTSYYCKCEAPTHPSNETLRFWASNKINVSGIAWENLTVTECRYLRGEFQGPACGRNGPYTPDVFFWCCILFFATFALSSFLKKFKTSRYFPTRVRSTVSDFAVFLTIVIMVLLDFVVGIPSPKLQVPHAFKPTRDDRGWFINPIGPNPWWTVLAALIPALLCTILIFMDQQISAVIVNRKEHKLKKGCGYHLDLFVVAVMLGVCSVMGLPWFVAATVLSITHVNSLKVESDCSAPGEQPKFLGIREQRVTGLLIFVLMGCSVFFTSVLKFIPMPVLYGVFLYMGVSSLRGIQFFDRLKLFWMPAKHQPDFIYLRHVPLRKVHFFTAIQLTCLVLLWTIKVSRAAIIFPMMVLALVFVRKAMDFCFSKRELSFLDDLMPERKKKLDDARNEAGEEEEESRRVMEAAAAASSVQLNVGKTSDVDIPKQSSDRTDPSEIVILDEMSQMTVWKALTLKTETL